The segment TACAAGAACTGGGATGTAAATGCGTTCTTTAGAGGTGCATTTGGACACAGTTTAGTAAATAACTTTAGAGTATTTTATGAGCCAAGAGTTGGTTCTCAAGGTTCTTATAACTACATCAATACAGATCTTGCAAATGCAGAAATTACAACTGCAAAATTCAGTTCATTGTATGTTGAAAAAGCAGATTTTATTAAATTAGATAACTTATCTGTTGGGTATAGCCCAAAAATTTCAGAAGATAACAAATACTTTAAAAGTGTGCGTTTTTCTTTAACAGGTCAAAACTTGTTTACAATTACTGGTTACTCAGGAGCTGATCCAGAACCTTCTTTACAAGATGGAGGTGCTGCAGCTAACGGAGAATTTGTTGGAGGTGCTGATCCTTTAGTACCAGGTATTGACAGAAGATATAATTATTTTGCTGCAAGAACCTTTACATTAGGTGTTAATGTTAACTTTTAAAAAATAAATAGAAATGAAATATACTTATAAATTATTTACAATTTGTTTTGCACTATTAACAATAAGTGCATGTACAAACTTAGATGAAATCTTGGTAGGTGATACTACTTCTCAGTTTAACGGAGAAGAGCCAAGTTTTGGAAATTTTGATGGTGGAGGCGCAGGTCCTTCAGATCCTCTTAGTTCTGCTTTTAATGCATTAAGAAGTTCTGGTTCTGCAAGTCATGGTGGATATTGGTCAGTTCAATCAGTTTCTTCTGATGAAATGGCAATTACACAAAAAGGTGGTGACTGGTATGATGGTGGTATCTGGTTAGATATGCACAGACATACATACACTTCTACAAATGATCCTTTAAATGGAGCATGGGGACAACAATACGATGCTATTGGTGCTTGTAATACTACAATCGCTAATGGAGGTTTAGATGCAAATCAAATGGCACAAGTAAAGGCCTTAAGAGCATTTTTCTATTACCGTTTGTTAGACATGTATGGTAGAGTGAAGATTTTAACGGAAGCAGGTGGAAACCCAGCACAATCTACAAGAGCTGAGCTTTTTAACTTTGTTGAAAGTGAATTATTAGCTTCTTTAGGTGTTGCAAATGTATCTGTAGGGATGGATTTAACAACGAGCCCTTTAGGAACTGCAAATGCTGCATACAGAATTAATCAATTTGCTGCTTTAGGTTTGTTATCTAAATTATATTTGAATGCAGAAGTGTATACAGGTATTGCTATGAATGTAGAAGCTGAAATTGCTGCTGGATATGTAATTGATAATGGTGGATATACATTATGTGGTGTAGGTTGTTCTGTACCTAATGAAGGTAAAAGACCCGCTGTAGACTCTGATCCAGAAACTTTAGAAGGGTATGCAGCAGTTTTTGCACCAAACAATCAAAACAATCCTGAAATTATTTGGTCGATTGCTTATGATAATGTTGAAGGTGGAGGAATGAATTTTGCTCAAATGTCTTTGCACTATGCAAGTCAATTTACTTGGAATTTAGCTGACCAACCTTGGAATGGATATTCTGCTTTAGAAGAATTTTACAATTCTTATGAATCTGCAGATAAGCGTAAAGCTGCCAATTTTATTGTTGGACAACAATTTGATTATTCAGGATCTGCTATTGTAGATTATGCGGAGTCTTCTGAATTGGAATTAATTTTAACTCCATTCATCGACGAATTAGAGCCAAATGCATCTAGAGAAGGTGGTGCACGTTTAGGGAAATTTAGCTCTAGACAAGGACAACGTGCTGAAATGGATAATGATTATCCAATCATCCGTTTAGGAGATTTGTATTTAATACGTGCTGAAGCAAAAGCAAGAGCTGCAGGAGACTGGAGTTTAGCTGCTACTGATGTAAACACGATTAGAGCAAGAGCAGGTTTACCAGCAATGGGAAGTGTAACTGCAGATAGCTTTTTAGCTGAAAGAGGTAGAGAAATGTTTATGGAAGTAACGCGTAGACAAGATTTAATTCGTTTTGGTAAATGGGGTAGCTCATGGTGGGAAAAAACAAATAGTGATGCACACAAAACTATGTTCCCTATTCCACAAGCACAAATTGACGGAAGTGGTGGTACTTTAACTCAGAATCCTGGGTACTAGTACTTATAAAAAATAATTATTTGATTTTAAAGCGGATTACCACTTGGTAATCCGCTTTTTAATTTTAAATCAAAAAATATTCTATAATCAAAAGCAGCTATTTTATCTTTAATATAAAGGCTTTTTTTTATATATTTGAAACATTACCCCTAAGAATAGTTGGTGTAATTTGCTAAGTAAACTGAAAGTTAATTTTTTCTCATAAACAAGATTTGAAGACAAAAAATCAACAAAATTTTTAATGAACAAAATGGTTTTGTAAACCTTTCTTATGGACTTAAAAACAACATATTGTGTCTTTCTATTACTACTTTGTTTTTCTTGTAAAAATGAAGAAAACTCAAAACCTCTTTTTGTTTTAAAAAATAATATTGGAATTACTTTTTCAAACACATTAAAAGAAACAGAACAACTAAATCCATATACCTATAAAAACTTTTATAATGGTGGTGGAGTTGCCATAGGTGATATTAACAACGATGGTTTATTAGACCTCTACTTCAGTGGCAACTTAGTAGATAATCAATTGTACCTTAATAAAGGAAATTGGGAATTTGAAAATATTACAAAAAAAGCACAGGTTGCTTGTAAAGACATCTGGTCTTCGGGAGTCACTTTTGTAGACATTAACCACGATGGTTTTTTAGATATTTATGTGTGTCAAGCGGGTCCTCCAAAAACAGAAAATAGACACAATCAACTCTTTATTAATAACGGTGATTTAACCTTTACAGAACAATCAAAAAAATATGGCTTAGACATTACCGGTTTAGGCGTTCATGCTACTTTTTTTGATTATGATAAAGATGGAGATTTAGATTGCTACCTCTTAAGCAATTCCATTCGTTCCGTTGGAAACTATGATTTGATCAAAGATCAACGAGATAAAGCGACCGATAAAGGAAATAAGTTTTTACGAAATGATAATAACTTTTTTGTAGACATTACCAAAGAAGCGAATATATACTCCAGTGCAATCGGGTTTGGCTTAGGGATTACCGTAAGCGATTATAATAACGATACATGGCCCGATATTTTTGTTTCCAATGATTTTTTTGAAAGAGACTACTTATACATCAATCAACAAGACGGAACTTTTAAAGAAAAATTAACAGCACAATTTGAATCGATTTCTATGGGCTCTATGGGCGTAGATGCCGCAGATTTAAATAACGATTCTAAAACCGATATTATGGTAACCGAAATGTTACCAAAAACAATCCAAAGACAACGTACAAAAACACTCTTTGAATCTTGGACAAAACATGATATGAGCGTCAAAAATGGCTATCATTACCAATTTTCAAGAAATGCATTGCACCAAAATATGGGCAATGACACCTTTATGGAAATAAGTCGTTTCTCTAATGTACACGCTTCCGAATGGAGTTGGTCTACCTTATTATTTGATGCCGATAACGATGGCCTTAAAGACATTTTTATTAGCAATGGTATTTATAAAGACTTACTAGACAGAGACTATTTGACCTATATGGCAAACAGGGAGCAAATAAAAGAAATGATTCAAAATGACAAACAAGTCATGAAGAAATTAATTGATAAAATGCCTTCCAATCCAGTTGCAAATGCGATCTATAAGAACGAAGGGAATTTTCAATTTAAAGATCAAACACAAAACTGGGGACTTCAACAACCGAGTTTTAGCAATGGAAGTGCTTATGGCGATTTAGACAATGACGGCGATTTAGATTTGGTGATTAACAATGTAAACATGCCCGCCTTTATGTATGAAAATACCATAGATAGTGCATCACATAAAAGCATTACACTTCAATTAAAAGAAAATTTTAAAAATACACATGCAATTGGTGCAAAAGCAGAAGTGTTTTATCAGAAAAATAAATATAGCGTTCTAGAAAACTACCCTTCTAGAGGATTTCAAAGCTCTGTGTCTACCAACCTTACCTTTGGTTTGGGTAATTGTGATCGTATTGATAGTTTAAAAATTACATGGAACGATGGCATTACGGATGTTTATAAAGAACTAAAAACAAATACGAGCTACACCTTTAAACCTTCAGGAAAAGGTCTTAAAAACAAACCTCAAGAAGTCTTAACGAAGAAAGAAGATTTAAAACTTGTTGAAAACCTTTTTGTATATAAGCACAAGGAAAACAAAGCGATAGATTTTAATCGAGAGCAATTGTTACCCGAAATGTACAATAATGAAGGCCCACATATTGCAAGTGCAGATGTTAATAATGATGGAGCTTCAGATTTTTATATTGGTGGGGCTAAAGGACAAACGGGAACTTTATTTCTTTCAAAATCGAATGAAACGTACGAGGCTGTTAAAAAACCTTTTGCGATACATTCTTCTTCCGAAGACACCGATGCTGTTTTTTTTGATAGTGACAATGATGGTGATTTAGACTTGTATATTACCAGTGGTGGAAAATCATTTTCTAAATATGACTTTTCTTTACACGATAGATTGTATTTAAATGATGGTACTGGAAATTTTACAGTGAGTAAAACTCCATTGCCTTTTAAAACTCCTATGAGCTCATCTGCAGTAGCAGTCTATGATTTTGACCATGATGGAGATCAGGATATTTTTATAGGTGAACGTTTTAAACTAGCTACCTACGGAATTCCTGTACACGGATATTTATTAGAAAATAAAGGAAATAACAAGTATAAGTTCTCATCACAAAAGGCACTCAAAAATATTGGCTTAATTACAGATGCCACATGGGAAGACCTTAACAATGACGGAGTAAAAGAATTGGTGGTTGCAGGTGAATGGATGCCGATTAGTGTTTTTAAGATAACTGACGGAAAATTAATAAACGCAACCAAAGAGTTTGGGTTGGAAAATTCGAATGGCTTTTGGAAAACGATAAAAATTGTAGACATTGATGCCGATGGTGATTTGGATATCATTGCAGGGAACAAAGGAGAAAACACCCTTTTTGAAAAAGGAATGAGAATGTATGTTTCAGATTTTGATAAAAATGGGACGGTAGAAGCTATTATTTGTTATAAAAAAGGAGATGCCTATTACCCAATTGTAGATAGGGATGAATTGATTGGACAAATTGCCAGTTTAAAACACCAACTACTCTATTATAAAGAATATGAAAATGCAACGATGGAGTCTATTTTTTCAAAAGAACAACTTCAAAATGCAACAATACTAGAAATAAAAACAGTTGCAACAACACTTTTTGTAAATAATGAAACGCTATTTTCACCCTTAAGATTTCCAAACAAAATTCAGTATTCAAACGTTGCAGCCATTGAAACCATAGACGTTAATAATGATGGAAACTTAGATATTTTATTTGGAGGAAATCAATACCTTGTAAAACCCCAATTCGGGAGGCAAGATGCTTCAAAGGGATGGTTATTATACGGTTCTGGAGATAAAAATATTTTTAATAAAATACGTACTTTAGAAATACAGGGACAAATTAGAGATTTTTGGAAAGGTGAAATCAACCATAAAAAACACGTATTAGCAACGATAAATAATGAAAGCTTACAGTTTTATGAAATACAATAAATTAATGAAAGGAAGTTTCCTTATTGGAATTCTATTTATATACTCCTGTCAATCAGACTATTCAAAATTAGTGAAAAAAGAATTAGCCAGTAATGTAAAAAATGACACCCTTTTTAACACCCTCAGATTTGGGAATACAAGAAAAGAGTTTTATGAAATTTGCTGGGATTTGAATAAAAAAGGAATCGCAACTCATGGAGAAAACAATAATTATGTCAAGAAATACTTGGTACCTAAAGACAGTGTTGACAAATTAAAAACAATAAAAATGTTGTTTTATGCTAGGTTTGATTCTAGTGATAAAATAACAGCGATGGACATGAAATTTTCATACTCAGCTTGGGCGCCTTGGAACAAGGATTTATTGGCAGATGCTTTACTTCCGGTACTAAAAGATAGCTTATTGAAATGGTACCCTGGAAATTCATTTATGAAAATGAAAGATGGAATTGACGTAAAAATAGATGGAAATAGGCAAATCCAAATCAAAAAAGAGTCAAACAGAAATGTTTCTGTCTTAATAGAAAATTTAGAATACAAATACAACACCTTAGTTGATTAAAAAATAGAGAGAAAATGAAACAATTTTACAGTGTTTTTTTGATAGTTTTTGTATTGTCTTGTGGCAAAACAGAAGAAAATAAAACGCAGTTTGAGCTTTTATCTTCAGAAACAACAAACATTAATTTTAGTAACGATTTAACCTCTACAGATATTTTTAATGTCTATCGTTATCGTAATTTTTATAACGGTGGTGGTGTTGCAATTGGTGATGTAAATAATGACGGATTACAAGACATTTATCTCACAGCGAACTTAAAAGAAAATAAATTATTTTTAAATAAAGGTAATTTTAAGTTTGAAGATATTACTAAAAAAGCAAACGTTGGTGGAACAAAAGCATGGTCTACAGGAGTTTCTATGGTAGATATTAATGCAGATGGCTTTATAGATATTTATGTTTGTAATTCTGGTGATGTAGCAGGTGATAACAAACAAAATGAATTGTTTATTAATAATGGAGATGGAACTTTTTTAGAAAAAGCAGCTGAATATGGGTTAGCAGATTTAGGGTTTTCTACACATGCTTCTTTTTTTGATTATGATAAAGATGGAGATTTAGACGTGTATTTATTAAATAATTCTTATCAAGCTATTGGTAGCTTTAACCTTACCAAAAACGAACGACCAAATCGAGATGTTTTAGGTGGCGATAAATTGTTTGAAAATGTC is part of the Polaribacter sp. SA4-10 genome and harbors:
- a CDS encoding RagB/SusD family nutrient uptake outer membrane protein gives rise to the protein MKYTYKLFTICFALLTISACTNLDEILVGDTTSQFNGEEPSFGNFDGGGAGPSDPLSSAFNALRSSGSASHGGYWSVQSVSSDEMAITQKGGDWYDGGIWLDMHRHTYTSTNDPLNGAWGQQYDAIGACNTTIANGGLDANQMAQVKALRAFFYYRLLDMYGRVKILTEAGGNPAQSTRAELFNFVESELLASLGVANVSVGMDLTTSPLGTANAAYRINQFAALGLLSKLYLNAEVYTGIAMNVEAEIAAGYVIDNGGYTLCGVGCSVPNEGKRPAVDSDPETLEGYAAVFAPNNQNNPEIIWSIAYDNVEGGGMNFAQMSLHYASQFTWNLADQPWNGYSALEEFYNSYESADKRKAANFIVGQQFDYSGSAIVDYAESSELELILTPFIDELEPNASREGGARLGKFSSRQGQRAEMDNDYPIIRLGDLYLIRAEAKARAAGDWSLAATDVNTIRARAGLPAMGSVTADSFLAERGREMFMEVTRRQDLIRFGKWGSSWWEKTNSDAHKTMFPIPQAQIDGSGGTLTQNPGY
- a CDS encoding VCBS repeat-containing protein — protein: MDLKTTYCVFLLLLCFSCKNEENSKPLFVLKNNIGITFSNTLKETEQLNPYTYKNFYNGGGVAIGDINNDGLLDLYFSGNLVDNQLYLNKGNWEFENITKKAQVACKDIWSSGVTFVDINHDGFLDIYVCQAGPPKTENRHNQLFINNGDLTFTEQSKKYGLDITGLGVHATFFDYDKDGDLDCYLLSNSIRSVGNYDLIKDQRDKATDKGNKFLRNDNNFFVDITKEANIYSSAIGFGLGITVSDYNNDTWPDIFVSNDFFERDYLYINQQDGTFKEKLTAQFESISMGSMGVDAADLNNDSKTDIMVTEMLPKTIQRQRTKTLFESWTKHDMSVKNGYHYQFSRNALHQNMGNDTFMEISRFSNVHASEWSWSTLLFDADNDGLKDIFISNGIYKDLLDRDYLTYMANREQIKEMIQNDKQVMKKLIDKMPSNPVANAIYKNEGNFQFKDQTQNWGLQQPSFSNGSAYGDLDNDGDLDLVINNVNMPAFMYENTIDSASHKSITLQLKENFKNTHAIGAKAEVFYQKNKYSVLENYPSRGFQSSVSTNLTFGLGNCDRIDSLKITWNDGITDVYKELKTNTSYTFKPSGKGLKNKPQEVLTKKEDLKLVENLFVYKHKENKAIDFNREQLLPEMYNNEGPHIASADVNNDGASDFYIGGAKGQTGTLFLSKSNETYEAVKKPFAIHSSSEDTDAVFFDSDNDGDLDLYITSGGKSFSKYDFSLHDRLYLNDGTGNFTVSKTPLPFKTPMSSSAVAVYDFDHDGDQDIFIGERFKLATYGIPVHGYLLENKGNNKYKFSSQKALKNIGLITDATWEDLNNDGVKELVVAGEWMPISVFKITDGKLINATKEFGLENSNGFWKTIKIVDIDADGDLDIIAGNKGENTLFEKGMRMYVSDFDKNGTVEAIICYKKGDAYYPIVDRDELIGQIASLKHQLLYYKEYENATMESIFSKEQLQNATILEIKTVATTLFVNNETLFSPLRFPNKIQYSNVAAIETIDVNNDGNLDILFGGNQYLVKPQFGRQDASKGWLLYGSGDKNIFNKIRTLEIQGQIRDFWKGEINHKKHVLATINNESLQFYEIQ